A single region of the Aurantiacibacter sp. MUD11 genome encodes:
- a CDS encoding DUF6152 family protein, protein MRFAGLVALGLGLASLPSAAHHSFAVYFDPQDHVTLQGTVTAFRFTNPHGTVVFDVDGEEWRAETNAPVVLRRRGWTRASLRPGQRVTISGWRARDGRNYMRLQEARDASGALIGTAPFGRNDD, encoded by the coding sequence ATGCGGTTTGCGGGACTTGTGGCACTGGGATTGGGACTGGCGAGCTTGCCGTCCGCCGCCCATCATTCCTTCGCGGTCTATTTCGATCCGCAGGACCATGTGACGCTGCAAGGCACGGTCACCGCGTTCCGCTTCACCAATCCGCACGGCACCGTGGTGTTCGATGTCGACGGGGAAGAATGGCGCGCCGAGACCAATGCCCCTGTCGTCCTGCGCCGCCGCGGGTGGACCCGCGCCAGCCTGCGCCCCGGACAACGGGTGACCATTTCCGGCTGGCGGGCCCGCGACGGGCGGAACTACATGCGGCTGCAGGAGGCGCGCGATGCATCGGGCGCCCTCATCGGCACTGCCCCGTTCGGGCGGAACGATGATTAG
- a CDS encoding secondary thiamine-phosphate synthase enzyme YjbQ, with amino-acid sequence MQQDQHRFTIHTAGQALYEFTDEVARWLDGTGIDTGLVTLFCRHTSASLLINENAAPAVQRDLLRWLSQTVPEGPHYEHDSEGPDDMPAHIRTMLTGASLSAPVAGGRMLLGTWQGLYLAEHRRAPHSREIVAHVIGD; translated from the coding sequence ATGCAACAGGATCAGCACCGCTTTACCATCCATACCGCCGGCCAGGCGCTGTACGAGTTTACCGACGAGGTGGCCCGCTGGCTGGACGGCACCGGCATCGACACCGGCCTCGTCACCCTATTCTGCCGCCACACCTCGGCCAGCCTGCTGATCAACGAGAACGCCGCCCCCGCCGTTCAGCGCGACCTGCTGCGCTGGCTGTCGCAGACCGTCCCCGAAGGCCCGCACTACGAACATGACAGTGAAGGACCGGACGACATGCCCGCGCATATCCGCACCATGCTGACCGGCGCTTCGCTCAGCGCGCCTGTGGCAGGTGGCCGCATGCTGCTGGGCACCTGGCAGGGCCTCTACCTTGCCGAGCATCGCCGCGCCCCGCACAGCCGCGAAATCGTGGCGCACGTCATCGGCGATTAG